Part of the Ziziphus jujuba cultivar Dongzao chromosome 8, ASM3175591v1 genome is shown below.
TCCTATCAATTAAAGCTAACAAGATATGGCCTTTTGACCCAAGACTGTTTCCTTATTTATATGTTGGCACAGATGTACTTCTTTTTATATTGATCAGATGTACTTGTTTTAAAAACAGAAAAGGGCATATATATATGAGCTTTTGTGAAGATTTTCCTTTAATCACAAGCACTTTACTAAattatgtttctttcttttctgttttgtgCTTGACTTGGCATCCACATTCTCACTCCATCCACTTTGATGTGAAAAGTGCTCAGATCGTCttgtttggatatttaaaatttgatctCCATCATTTCTTTGCTAGTTAATATAGATCATACTGTATCATGAGTtttaaagttttgttttttccgTTTAACAGGTGATCCTCTTTATGTTATTGGTGGACATCCAAAATGCTTTGGATCTGAAAATGTGGAAGATAATTTCGCACAAGATGGGTATGGATTTTCCTAGAGCATATTACTAaagcggtttttttttttttttttttttttattttatttttgtccatTTGTTTTCCTGATCACTATACACCAATGTCATATTATTGGTGGGAACAAAAGTTCAATTGTTAGGAATTTGTGGATGAGATTGTTTTCACCAGATGGCATGGGTTTCATAAACTACTAGAGcaattcctttcatttttttctttttttctttttttcctaccTTCCTAAAGGTTTCTTTTCCTGCTTTTTACTTCTTGTCTGTTGTCAAATTCTAAAGAAACTGACAGATTTTCTTCAAGGAATTATTTggggaaaaagtaaaaaagaaaataaggaaCATCCTGTAATGTCCTTTTTTGTCATCCAACTTATCTTTTTAAGTTGcagtttgtttttatatttctcATGTAGGGGGTTTCTGCGGCCTGCAAACCCTGTTCCTGGAGACTGTGGCTACAACTTGCATGCATATCAAGTGGTTCTCTCTCATCTATCAAACAATGAGGCAAGTAAAGGAATAAGCATTAAATATCTCTTGCTACTTCTCAATATGAAATGCATACAGTACTTTATTGCCTGAGGATTTTGTTACATGTGATACTGGACCACTTAAAACATATGAAAAGGAATCCCTTCCATCTCATTAAAGGCTTGGTGGGTGCACCTGCCCATCTCAAGGTACAGCTCAAAATCGGGCCTCTTATATTTCGAGTGAAAAGTTTTTTATCTGTGTTTAACAGACCTGCCTGCTGTGAGCAATCACGGGAAGAAGGAAATGGTTTTAAGTTTCCAATGGTTTTAAGATGAGTTAGAGTTGAGTTATTGGACTTGGCTTGAGACTTTTTCTGCTTTCATTGGTATAATATTTCCACTGGAAACAATTTTACCAAGAGACACTATTTCTCGAGTTTGTTCCTATCTTGGAGTTTTTGCATGCATTATTTCATCGAATACAAACCTTTTGGaatcttgtttttatttatttcactgCTGATCCTATGCGATTTCAGGTGATTAAAATCACTGCTCCTCTCCCACATATCCTCCAGACCAAGCAAGAAGCGCAAGAAATCAGCACGTATTAAAACATTCCAGACTTAGCAGCTTGATGATGAAAACATTCCCCTATTGATGGTCGCAAAGAGGGgggttttataattttgtagaaatattgttttttcttgTGTGACAAGTTAAAAGCACTTCGAGATGGCTTTGTATCTCTTCTGAATAGACCATAGTGCGATTGatgcaaataaattaaaaataattcgaTTTCTCATTGGATTAAATAATATCCAAACTGCAAATTGTAACAAAACCAGGCGCAACTCATATGTTAATAATCCCTACAATTAAAAATGATAGAACAAAACTAACCAGAACCATACCCAAAATGAGGGAAAAGGGATTAACAAACTTGCATCAGAAAATAGGGGTAATCACAGAGAAACTAACCACCAGCAATATTTAGTATCCAAAAGATATTCGGGAAATATAGAATCCATCCAAAAATGACACTAAATTCCAGGCAAAAAGAACACAATTGAGCGTAGATGGATGAGATCTAAAGCAGGGCCAAAAAAGATGGAACAGCGCTGGAACTGGAAACCTTCCCAAATTTCACAGATTATTTCTGTATTTccatcaaatacaacaaatacAAAGCTGCTGGAATATTACAAGCACCtacaatattttatcaaaaagacCGACTTGTGATAACCATTCTATCGCCCTATCATTTCAttgaacaatataaaaaaactatattacaGTGCGGCAATGAAAGAAATTTGCCGCAGAGGGCCTTCTTTAAGGATGCCCTCTGACAACATCTACTACCTGCCTATGTCCCCTTTACCTCTCCACGATTCATCCTCTCTGATGATGCTGCTAGCCTGCCCAACATACTGATCACTTTTGGCATAGTGCATTTTAATAGCTGCCACAGGATCTGAAACACCTGTGCATGGTCCCCCAACGAGAATACCTCCCCTGCCTACAACATTCATTCCAACCATCCCCCTTCCTTGCTGCTGTAAACTTGAAATTGCATCGAAACCATTCCGTATCTGCATCTCAGAAAATATGTCTGGCCGCTGCTTCACATCTACTGTAAAAGGCTGTGCCTTAGTACCATCCCGGCTCCTATATACCTGATAATCAACCACTCCATTACTGCTACTAATATCCCTAGTTGGAAAAACTGATACACCATTCACATTCCGCTCATTACTCTTCACAACTGTCTGCAATGGCTGCTGTTCCACTTTGGACGAGGATGTTGGAAAATTGCTGAAAGCAGCAGGATACTTGGCCAGTAATATAGCAGACTCGGGCATAGAGGGATATGCAGTTTGTATTCTGTTTCCATCCCAAAAACCATAACTCCTCATTGGAACATTCTCAAGGCCAAGAAAATTATTATGATCAAACTTCAGGACGCCAGAATTTCCATCTGAATTGTGGTGGCTAGTGAATCTGAGGTTAGATGACTTGTTAGATGACTTATGCTGATGGGTCCCTTTCTCAACATTCTCATGCATACTGGAATTTGCCTTCTGCAGAGATGATGGATTGCTAAGTATCTTACCAAACAGTTTAAAATCACCATTCCTGCTTGGTTTCTCTGAATCTGATAAACTGTGTGTGTGAGTCTTGGAATGATCAATTGCTTGCTCTTTCTTTTGAGACATAAGAGGAAAATCAGCAAATGAACGCTGAGCTTTTGAACTGTTACACTTCTGAAGATAGCATTCCTGCATCATAAGATGACTTTTGCTATTCCTGTCTGACGTTGAAGTCTTCTGAACTTCTGACAGATTTCTACAACTGATATCACCATTCAACCCTTTCTTGGTTGGCATTTGCAAGGGATAGCCCCTGAGGACCTGAGAGGATTCAACATTTGTTGATGATGGAAGACCTCTGAGGTGCTCATAACTCTCATCCCTACTTAAAGGAACATTACACTGCATATCCCTATCTTCCTGAAAATCCAGTTTTGATGAAAATCTATTTACATTATGGGGTTTTTCAGCTTGAGTGACAGCAGAATCCACCGAAACACACTTTGCAGCAGCGAGAGAAGCTTCCTGCGGCATTGAGACGACACAAGACTTTTCCATGGAATTCAACTCGACAGAAACGTGTTGCTGATAGTCATAGTTCAAACTGAGACCTGAAGAACTACTTCTATCAGCAGCCAAGTGTGAAGCATTCCCAGATGAATTTGAATCACTTGAAATAAATTGCAAGGCACATTGACCATCTATATTTGCATTGCTTTTATCCTCTAGTCCCTCCAAATTATTTCCAAATCTGTCAGAAGAGACCTCATCAACAGATTTTATCCCAACAGGTTCAGGATTAAGTATTTCAGGCTCATTCCCCTCAGAGATAGATACAGATTCTGCGACAGACATTGCCTTTTCAGATATATTGTCTCTATttacaaacataatttcacTTCTTTGCACGGAAAGTGGCTCAGACTGTCTATCAACACCATTCAAGGTATTGCTGTCACTATCTGAAACTAGCTTAGGCCTATCCTCTGTATGACATACATCAGACAGAGTCATTTCCTGAGCACCATCATCCTTACGATCTACTTGTTCCCTCCTGTTGTTTTCCTCAGGCCTCAGAGCAGTTTGCATGTTCAGAGTCTCCGCAGGATCACATTCATCATTGTTTCTCTTAATAACAGACACTGCCAAGTCTTCATCCATTTTAGAGCCTAACTTATCACCACAAATACCTGACCCTGTTTCCAAAATACAGGCACCTTCATAACCACTCCCACCTCCATTGGCATCATTGCCCATGGATGTTCTATCATTTCCAGGCCCAGAATGTATCAAATCAAGTCCAAGACACTTCCTAGCCTTACTAAAGAAAACCTTGCATTGATTCCTTGATTTTGTTCCAACACACTGTGAAATCATTGCAAAATCCTTGCCATAGGTGGATACAGCCCGTATGAAGATAGACTTCTCCTCATCTGTCCAATCGCTAGGATCCATCTCCCCACAACTCTCATCAGAACAGGTTTCTTCATCAACAATCTGCGTCACATCGGATGTTAAAGGCCGTCCTGTTACAGACTCAACTCTCTGGCACTTCCATTCCCTGTAGCCCTCTGCAGGATCAGCGGAACTGGTGATACAAGAACTCATGTTCTCAGATGACAGGGAACCACATATACCTGCCAAAACATCAGCAGCAACTGTTTCTCTTTCATTCCCAACAACATCAAAACTGCATGGTCGTTCAACAGTGCCATTATCACCCCATGCGGTTTTAGATTCAGTGTACCCTCCCAGAAACAACCTTCCAGAATATGCCTGCCGATTTCTCACACTACCATCAGCATGAGCTGCCATCACGGAAGCAGCACCAAGGATATCAAGGGAAGCTGCATTCATCTCACGATTCCATTTCTTCCCTGATGGAACTAAATAGGTATAAGAAGAGATGGACTTCCCTTGCTTACTGATATCCAATTTCTTCCTAGTTTTCTCAAAACAATCAGATTTGTGATTCTTGTAGTAGAACTCAACACAGTCAGCAGTAGTCTTATGGTCAAGGAAAGAAGATATTTTTCTGAAATCCTTACCAAAGGTGGCTAGCTTATccataaaaatttctttttcctccgGTGTCCAGGGATTGATTATAGCCCTTTCCTTCTCAACAGCACAGGGATCTTCAACTAATCCATTGCTAGATATAAATCTTGACACAACCTGTTCCTTCTTGTCCAAAATTAGGGCCGGCATCTTTAAGGTGTTTCTGTAACGCCTGACTTGAGAATCCAACAGCAACTTGCTTGTAAAATTAAGAATTTCTGTCGTAGGGACCAGACTCAGATTTCCTGCTGCAAAAGAGTTTTAAGATAATTAAgagggaagaaaataaaagatagagaTGAAAAGGAGAAATTTTCACCAACATTCTAGGGTAATAAAATCCACCAAAACATCCTATATATCGTAATTAATCCCTCATTTACTCAAATTTAGCTAGTACCCAAACTAGCATGTTCATGAACTGGATGAATACTAAGGTTTCACCACATCCATGATTAGGTGCACAACATTTGCCTTGCATAACATCTCGCATATAATTAAAACATCCAATCCAATTTTGGCAACCAGATACGAAACCAAATATCACAACACACGTTACAGTCAGTTCTAATCATGCCTCGTAAAACTCTAGTAACGATTTCATATCTATAAATCCAACAAGCAAGTAATCACATCTACAAACCTTAGAGAGAATATTCAACTTAAAGGAACTTTCTTATAAGCTATTTATATACTAAACAtgacaaagaagaaaatatcaTTATCGCACATGTACATCAATAGGAAATTTAATAAAGATGatcaaaattttcagaaaacaGTAATTTGCCCTAGAAAAAATGTTAACAGCTTCCCTAAGAAATCATGGAGTAACATAGAAGTATCTGGTCAGCCTTTGATTGTTAATATTGCAGCAgaaacattttatataaaactaTCAACTACAAAGGTAAATAATTTGAAGACAGCATACAACATACAAAGTAATATTTGATAGCACtaaaattgttcaaaataaAGATACAAATAGATGATGAAGATCCATGACAAAACTCAAAAAACCATcagatgaaatatttttattttcattcggTGTAGGAGCTGGAAATACAACTTTTTCACCCATAAGCCCAATTTTACATGGACACCAGCATAAGAATCCCACAACCCCATCCATGAAGCAAGAATTATTCAAAAAGTATGGGGCAGTTGCTGAGTTCTGAATTTCTTTTAATACCTAACTGAATCGTCCGTTTTTACAATGGTTTTCACATACCTATCTAATAGGCATGTGCTTATAGATACGTACTGATTCATTTCCAAAGTTAAAACAATATCATTACTTGCTCGACAGTCTCTCCCACTAAAAGGTAAAAACAAACCTAACACCCCATCATTGTACAAGTAGCAGTGAGTCAtaagaaaagcataaaaatatcataattcacaaacaaaaAAGCACTTTAAGCAACAGGTATGCACTCAAAAACACCCTACTTTTAGCTCACTTGTAAGCAGCAACTTAATGACCAATTCTCTCTTTTCAATATCTCTAGAACAAGTACAGTCCTATCTGGCTATAATAGGATAATTTAACCCATTTTAAAGGTGAACAGAAGATACAACAAACAAGATTAACAAAGCCAACTTGAATGGGAACATGTACtatgccatttttttttccccccttttctaGAAGGAGTACTTTAAAAACTGTGCTTATCATGTCTGTCAAACAGATTAGCAAACTTACAAGGCTGAAACACTCAAGTTTCCAAGGTACACATTAAGCATTGTACTCATTCCATTATAAATGCAAGCTGTTAATTCGTACTATCATATTTATAGGATGATATCTCTTCAACTACTTTAATCCACATTATCCATCGTATTTTTCTACAAACAATACTGCCTAAAAGAGTGGACCTACTTCAGTTTTGAGCCTaagtttcataattttttttttttttgggggggaaatttcacattctaatacaaaataaaaacaatggaGAACAAATGGATAGTTAAAATCGTCCTTCCACAGCCTTATCAACTACAAGACAGCAGATAAAATCATCCACAACCGTAAATCTTATTGTTAAAATACCAAAGGTAGAGAATAGcacatgaaaaaagaaaaaaaaaaactcaagaaAAGGAGATAGGTTTGCTTACCAGGTGAAGAAAAACGGGAGCGAATAGAAGAACGATGCTTTTGGTAACCACCATGCATTGACCGCAAGCTTAACTCAAACTTCTTCTGAGATTTTGCTCGGCATTTCCTTATAGATAGCAATCGCATATCCTCCTTCCAAAGGTGTTGAAAAGCTTTAAACTTTAAGGTAATCACTCTCTCCTTGAACTTTAAAAACCTCTTCCTCATTGCAAATTTCTCTTTAATTAATGAATCATTTTGCCCATTTGAGGATTTGCCAACTCCAGAAATCTCAAACTTACATTGATGTCTCGGCAATAGCTTATTCAATTCATCAAATGCTCTGTTAGATGATTCTCTATTACACGTCAATATTCCTTCACATACCATATCTACTCCAATAGAACACAAGTCACTGGAAACAGGTGAATCTTTTCCACCCTCTGTAAGTAAACTACCCTCCCGATGATCAGGTAGAACCACTTGTTCCCCTTCATCAGGAATGTCAAATTTTACTTCACTGTTAGTCAACTGAACTGAATGTGAATGCCCTACACCATCATTCAGCATACCAGAAGGAGAAACTGCCTTCACCAAACATGGCGGCTCAACTAACTTTGATGTCACAGTTCCAGGACTATCAACATCCTCATCTTTAGCATTCGGACCAATTTCCTCCTGCTGACTATTACACATAGGCATCTCCTCCAAAACTGTGTTCCCAGAAGGAACTACTTGTAGTGGAGCAGGACGAGGGATCAAATTGGTAACAACATCCTGCTCCTTACAAGATTTTGCATTATCCTCCACAGGCAAAGAACTGGAAGCTGCTGGACACGGACCGCTAACTCCAGTTTCCGATTTCAACGACTTCAGTTCATTTTCAAGTAAATCAATTTCAGATTCAGTCACCTCCAATTTCTTGGAGATTTCACCCTTCCATATTAGTAATTTACTCATTGCACTAGACCTCATAAAACAAGAGCTCACCACATTTGCATCGTCAGATTGTAGCAATTCAGTTATTGATGGGcccaaattaattattgaatcAGAATCCAACTTCTCTAAATTAAAAGAGAATCCCTCTACATGATCCTGAGATGCAATACCAGGCGAACcacataaattattaatatcattatcgTTATTTGCTGCCTTGCCAAATGATTTCTCCTCAACACCTGTCACAACAATAAACTTagtgttacccaaaaaaaaaaaaaaaaggcaagtgGAGAAATGCAACAAGATGAAGCGTCAAACAAGACAAGAAGCAATGAAAGTTACTGTTCTAAAAAATAAGTCaaggaattaaaaattttaaattctggaggtaaaaactaacaaataaatTCAACTACGATGGTTACATACAAAGATAAACTGTACATGGTACTTTCATACTCCTAATAAAAGACATGTCATTTACACGGTTAAAACTACTGagtaagaaaatatttaaaaaacaaaaagatgaccatgtaaaataattaagaaaattttaaacgCCATTTTTCTGTATAAAGATAGGACAAAAAATAGCAGTCAAGTGTCAGTTTCAGAACATCAAAGCTTAAAGAAATAACTAGAGACACTGTGCAAACTCAGAACAACACACCgttaaagttttctcattagaaaagcttatttttattcaacactTAAAAGAATCAAAGCATAACCACTTAATTCTAAAGAATCAAAACATAATCACTTAATTCTTATATATGACGAAATAATTCCAGCAGAAACAGCTCTTCCCACAGCAAAATTTAACATAGCCATGGGAGCACATAAGTATCAGAACCTGATTGCCAGTCATTACAAAGTATTAAATATGAGCAAAaccaacataaaatttaaagaagaGGCGGGGTTATCAACAATCCAAAATCCAAAGCGCAATTTGCGAGAATTTCTCAATATAAAGGAAATGATGCATGCACAATAGTGGAACACAAATACCCCACCCCACCCCCCCACCCCATAAACAAAACCTCcttcaaaacagaaaaaagtacatatacatacatattaattatataattaagaaaAGTGTCACAGAATACTCCTGTTACAAACTCAAGGTAGAGCAAGGAATTAACATTTTTACAAgccaaaaaattaaacttaCCAATCTTACTTGTTCAAAAGGGCATagaaattcaaactcatttTCGTTTCAGACTGAATCAAGACCTTATGCCATAGCATCAGAGCCATGGACCATTCATCAAATAAGATAAATTGAAAATTCTCCAAAACGGGTAAAACATGCCACAAAAACCAAGGACAGCTCACCTAAGATTTGCAAACTCCAACTAAAATTCAAGgtgtaaaatcataaaatctatATTGTTCCTCAATCTAGCAATTATTGGCTTAAATTATTAATACGGGAACAAGTAACCACGACTAACAACAGTTCTGAGAACTCCTAGTTTCTAACCAAATCATACCTTGTCCGATTAGCAATCCTAAATAATTGTCTATGACAATAATGTAAGGAGCTCAAACCATACCTGGTGAAGAACTACAAGCAACAGATGATGGTGTTGCAGGAGATGCACAATCTGAAAAACCCATAACTCTAGGGCTTTTATCGGCCAAGTTTGGACCAAGAGAATGAACATGTTCCATACTGTTAGCAGCAGAAGAAGCTCCTTGTTTATTCAAACTAACATCAGGACCctcaactttctttttctcatatTTTGCCAATCCCTCACCCCATCCAAGTCGTGGCTTCTTCCTAGAAGTTGTCTCCTCAGATGGTGCAGCAGATGTCACACAGGCAGTAGCATCTCCCGATGGAGACTGGACTGGAGTTGCATTTTTTGTCTGCAACTCTACCTTCGCTTCATTTGAATCTACAGCCCCAATACTCTTCGAGCTACTTGAGTGGCTGAAACCTGAACCCCGTGAGGACAAACTTCCAGAACGAGTCCATTTAAGAGGCTTCCAATCATTTAAACCCAAAGAGTTATCTCTCTCACTTTTCTGGCCTGTACCCAGCCCATCAGAACCACCAATCTTATCTTGCTGATCTTTCAATGGAAACTGATCCCATGTGTTCCCAAAGTCCGAGGTTGAATGAGATGAATAAGTAGCCAAGTCATCCCGAGTCCTCAGTTCATTGTTCACATCGTGAACCCTTCCAGGTGTGTTTGGAGACCCATTGGCTGTTTCCCACAAATGGCCTTTCCAATCTCTCTGGTTATAAGAGCCTCTGTTTTCCCTATTGTTTCTACCATACTTTCCTTCCCCACGTGAAATAGACGGCCGCCAGTTC
Proteins encoded:
- the LOC107413648 gene encoding uncharacterized protein LOC107413648 isoform X1 produces the protein MPPEPLPWDRKDFFRERKHERSESLGSVTRWRDSSHHGSRELNRWATTDFRRPPGHGRPGGLHMFSEEPGHGYAPSRSSERMLEDENWRPSISRGEGKYGRNNRENRGSYNQRDWKGHLWETANGSPNTPGRVHDVNNELRTRDDLATYSSHSTSDFGNTWDQFPLKDQQDKIGGSDGLGTGQKSERDNSLGLNDWKPLKWTRSGSLSSRGSGFSHSSSSKSIGAVDSNEAKVELQTKNATPVQSPSGDATACVTSAAPSEETTSRKKPRLGWGEGLAKYEKKKVEGPDVSLNKQGASSAANSMEHVHSLGPNLADKSPRVMGFSDCASPATPSSVACSSSPGVEEKSFGKAANNDNDINNLCGSPGIASQDHVEGFSFNLEKLDSDSIINLGPSITELLQSDDANVVSSCFMRSSAMSKLLIWKGEISKKLEVTESEIDLLENELKSLKSETGVSGPCPAASSSLPVEDNAKSCKEQDVVTNLIPRPAPLQVVPSGNTVLEEMPMCNSQQEEIGPNAKDEDVDSPGTVTSKLVEPPCLVKAVSPSGMLNDGVGHSHSVQLTNSEVKFDIPDEGEQVVLPDHREGSLLTEGGKDSPVSSDLCSIGVDMVCEGILTCNRESSNRAFDELNKLLPRHQCKFEISGVGKSSNGQNDSLIKEKFAMRKRFLKFKERVITLKFKAFQHLWKEDMRLLSIRKCRAKSQKKFELSLRSMHGGYQKHRSSIRSRFSSPAGNLSLVPTTEILNFTSKLLLDSQVRRYRNTLKMPALILDKKEQVVSRFISSNGLVEDPCAVEKERAIINPWTPEEKEIFMDKLATFGKDFRKISSFLDHKTTADCVEFYYKNHKSDCFEKTRKKLDISKQGKSISSYTYLVPSGKKWNREMNAASLDILGAASVMAAHADGSVRNRQAYSGRLFLGGYTESKTAWGDNGTVERPCSFDVVGNERETVAADVLAGICGSLSSENMSSCITSSADPAEGYREWKCQRVESVTGRPLTSDVTQIVDEETCSDESCGEMDPSDWTDEEKSIFIRAVSTYGKDFAMISQCVGTKSRNQCKVFFSKARKCLGLDLIHSGPGNDRTSMGNDANGGGSGYEGACILETGSGICGDKLGSKMDEDLAVSVIKRNNDECDPAETLNMQTALRPEENNRREQVDRKDDGAQEMTLSDVCHTEDRPKLVSDSDSNTLNGVDRQSEPLSVQRSEIMFVNRDNISEKAMSVAESVSISEGNEPEILNPEPVGIKSVDEVSSDRFGNNLEGLEDKSNANIDGQCALQFISSDSNSSGNASHLAADRSSSSGLSLNYDYQQHVSVELNSMEKSCVVSMPQEASLAAAKCVSVDSAVTQAEKPHNVNRFSSKLDFQEDRDMQCNVPLSRDESYEHLRGLPSSTNVESSQVLRGYPLQMPTKKGLNGDISCRNLSEVQKTSTSDRNSKSHLMMQECYLQKCNSSKAQRSFADFPLMSQKKEQAIDHSKTHTHSLSDSEKPSRNGDFKLFGKILSNPSSLQKANSSMHENVEKGTHQHKSSNKSSNLRFTSHHNSDGNSGVLKFDHNNFLGLENVPMRSYGFWDGNRIQTAYPSMPESAILLAKYPAAFSNFPTSSSKVEQQPLQTVVKSNERNVNGVSVFPTRDISSSNGVVDYQVYRSRDGTKAQPFTVDVKQRPDIFSEMQIRNGFDAISSLQQQGRGMVGMNVVGRGGILVGGPCTGVSDPVAAIKMHYAKSDQYVGQASSIIREDESWRGKGDIGR
- the LOC107413648 gene encoding uncharacterized protein LOC107413648 isoform X2, giving the protein MPPEPLPWDRKDFFRERKHERSESLGSVTRWRDSSHHGSRELNRWATTDFRRPPGHGRPGGLHMFSEEPGHGYAPSRSSERMLEDENWRPSISRGEGKYGRNNRENRGSYNQRDWKGHLWETANGSPNTPGRVHDVNNELRTRDDLATYSSHSTSDFGNTWDQFPLKDQQDKIGGSDGLGTGQKSERDNSLGLNDWKPLKWTRSGSLSSRGSGFSHSSSSKSIGAVDSNEAKVELQTKNATPVQSPSGDATACVTSAAPSEETTSRKKPRLGWGEGLAKYEKKKVEGPDVSLNKQGASSAANSMEHVHSLGPNLADKSPRVMGFSDCASPATPSSVACSSSPGVEEKSFGKAANNDNDINNLCGSPGIASQDHVEGFSFNLEKLDSDSIINLGPSITELLQSDDANVVSSCFMRSSAMSKLLIWKGEISKKLEVTESEIDLLENELKSLKSETGVSGPCPAASSSLPVEDNAKSCKEQDVVTNLIPRPAPLQVVPSGNTVLEEMPMCNSQQEEIGPNAKDEDVDSPGTVTSKLVEPPCLVKAVSPSGMLNDGVGHSHSVQLTNSEVKFDIPDEGEQVVLPDHREGSLLTEGGKDSPVSSDLCSIGVDMVCEGILTCNRESSNRAFDELNKLLPRHQCKFEISGVGKSSNGQNDSLIKEKFAMRKRFLKFKERVITLKFKAFQHLWKEDMRLLSIRKCRAKSQKKFELSLRSMHGGYQKHRSSIRSRFSSPGNLSLVPTTEILNFTSKLLLDSQVRRYRNTLKMPALILDKKEQVVSRFISSNGLVEDPCAVEKERAIINPWTPEEKEIFMDKLATFGKDFRKISSFLDHKTTADCVEFYYKNHKSDCFEKTRKKLDISKQGKSISSYTYLVPSGKKWNREMNAASLDILGAASVMAAHADGSVRNRQAYSGRLFLGGYTESKTAWGDNGTVERPCSFDVVGNERETVAADVLAGICGSLSSENMSSCITSSADPAEGYREWKCQRVESVTGRPLTSDVTQIVDEETCSDESCGEMDPSDWTDEEKSIFIRAVSTYGKDFAMISQCVGTKSRNQCKVFFSKARKCLGLDLIHSGPGNDRTSMGNDANGGGSGYEGACILETGSGICGDKLGSKMDEDLAVSVIKRNNDECDPAETLNMQTALRPEENNRREQVDRKDDGAQEMTLSDVCHTEDRPKLVSDSDSNTLNGVDRQSEPLSVQRSEIMFVNRDNISEKAMSVAESVSISEGNEPEILNPEPVGIKSVDEVSSDRFGNNLEGLEDKSNANIDGQCALQFISSDSNSSGNASHLAADRSSSSGLSLNYDYQQHVSVELNSMEKSCVVSMPQEASLAAAKCVSVDSAVTQAEKPHNVNRFSSKLDFQEDRDMQCNVPLSRDESYEHLRGLPSSTNVESSQVLRGYPLQMPTKKGLNGDISCRNLSEVQKTSTSDRNSKSHLMMQECYLQKCNSSKAQRSFADFPLMSQKKEQAIDHSKTHTHSLSDSEKPSRNGDFKLFGKILSNPSSLQKANSSMHENVEKGTHQHKSSNKSSNLRFTSHHNSDGNSGVLKFDHNNFLGLENVPMRSYGFWDGNRIQTAYPSMPESAILLAKYPAAFSNFPTSSSKVEQQPLQTVVKSNERNVNGVSVFPTRDISSSNGVVDYQVYRSRDGTKAQPFTVDVKQRPDIFSEMQIRNGFDAISSLQQQGRGMVGMNVVGRGGILVGGPCTGVSDPVAAIKMHYAKSDQYVGQASSIIREDESWRGKGDIGR